GCTGATGATCTGTATTTGATTGATGATGGGACAACTGTTCCCTGGGGGACTTTGATAGGTAAACATCAAGAATCAATAAATTCAATTCAGAAAATAGACGCAGCAGATTTTGTTAACTCTGACATCCCAGGCAAAAAAGGTTTATATCTTGGATTTACTAAACCTCTATTTAACAGGGATTTTCTGGTAAATCATCACATTCAATATGATGAAACCCTCAAAGTTACTCAAGATTTTTGGTTGGATATGGAATGTTTTGCCCATGGAGCTAACTATTATCTAGTTCCTGAGCCTTACTATTATTATCTCTCTCGGCAAAATTCTGGTATTTATACTAATAAAATACGACGTTTAGAAGATGAATGTCGAGCGATCGCTAACTTCTTTCTTTATCAAGATTATCTGCAAAATAATCCAGATGTTTTAGCTGCCATTCAGGAAAAAGACCGACAAACGCGCCGATGGTTAAAATATTATCGTTTTGTTGAACCCCTTAAAAAAGGTGACTTGAGAAACTGTTTAACAGCAATTGAT
This DNA window, taken from Pleurocapsa sp. FMAR1, encodes the following:
- a CDS encoding glycosyltransferase family 2 protein; amino-acid sequence: MSTCQEKIQKSDVFQDRSVIVSVIIPSYNTAKYIYKAIKSALDQTLQEIEVIVVDDVSQDNSVEIIRQINDARLKLFINQKNLGVGGTRNRALSEAQGKWIAVLDADDWYDPNRLERLVKVATEKNADLIADDLYLIDDGTTVPWGTLIGKHQESINSIQKIDAADFVNSDIPGKKGLYLGFTKPLFNRDFLVNHHIQYDETLKVTQDFWLDMECFAHGANYYLVPEPYYYYLSRQNSGIYTNKIRRLEDECRAIANFFLYQDYLQNNPDVLAAIQEKDRQTRRWLKYYRFVEPLKKGDLRNCLTAIDFDWEFWTFMISKISESIPRRLASIFSEQEQNHLKFLFKN